From one Macrobrachium rosenbergii isolate ZJJX-2024 chromosome 52, ASM4041242v1, whole genome shotgun sequence genomic stretch:
- the LOC136833939 gene encoding uncharacterized protein: protein MSLLGKVNFVVNNVLALIRPGTVISLVNGNVISNIGYFIGQNAMALILGGLLGNFYMEEKKTGRHARDAIARLEDDVHYATQMISQLKVARKEAEDKNLSLLHEMDEMKNNEAALIQKNDGLNNEMRMKMEEYEATLIRKGMEVDNLKEQLKDKERECETNRQKLEELRSQASDNDFYCGYLEDKVKAHEAERKKLKQVATKLEEKLRASQREIPVVLARNGDLGKIMEMRRRGI from the coding sequence ATGTCTCTACTAGGCAAAGTTAATTTTGTTGTGAACAACGTACTGGCCCTGATCCGTCCTGGAACAGTGATATCTCTTGTAAATGGAAATGTTATCTCAAACATTGGATATTTTATTGGTCAAAACGCGATGGCTCTTATTCTCGGAGGACTTCTTGGAAACTTCTACATGGAGGAAAAGAAGACTGGCCGACATGCTCGAGATGCTATCGCAAGACTCGAAGATGACGTTCACTACGCTACGCAAATGATTTCTCAACTGAAGGTGGCCAGGAAGGAGGCTGAGGACAAAAACTTGAGCCTCCTCCATGAAATGGACGAGATGAAGAATAACGAAGCAGCTCTAATCCAGAAGAATGATGGTTTAAACAACGAGAtgagaatgaaaatggaagagtACGAAGCCACACTAATCCGGAAAGGAATGGAAGTTGATAATCTAAAGGAGCAACTCAAGGACAAAGAACGAGAATGTGAGACGAACCGACAAAAACTGGAAGAACTGCGGAGCCAAGCCTCTGACAACGATTTTTATTGTGGTTACCTAGAAGACAAAGTCAAGGCGCATGAAGcggaaaggaaaaaattgaaacaGGTAGCCACAAAACTTGAAGAAAAGTTGAGAGCCTCACAGCGAGAAATACCTGTTGTTCTTGCAAGAAATGGTGATCTAGGAAAAATCATGGAAATGAGGCGCAGAGGAATTTAG